A stretch of the Corylus avellana chromosome ca6, CavTom2PMs-1.0 genome encodes the following:
- the LOC132185755 gene encoding uncharacterized protein LOC132185755 — protein MADMMEKMLERPIRLADQVAKIADEAQSSKQDCLEIKAKTEELAGILRHALRAGNKLHERPTRRIIDDTKQVLEKALELVSKCSANGIMKRIFTFKLPTAVFRKTSMQLENSISDVSWLLRLSADGYLGIPPIAAKEPLLCRIWEQIVILHNRSSLKERSLAADSLVSLARDNDRGDKLIIEEGGLSGLLKLAKEGSMEAQAASARAIGLLGRDSENVEHIVKAGVCFVFAKILKEGHMKVQAMVAWAISELAGNHPKYCQYHFVRHNTIRLLVSHLAFETIQEQQVSLSGTSIKRRELEEPAATKAQMKAMAAKALWQLSKGNSSICQYITESRGQLCFAILLEKGAGDDVQFYSAMALMEITAVAEKHSLLRRAAFKPSSDAAKAVVKQLLRIVEANSNSNSNSNLLVPCIKSLGNLACTFQASETRIIEPLVRLLDKGVAVVSIEAATIALNKFACTDNFLHDYHCKAVIDAGGAKHLFHLVYFGKQMVQLRALILLCYIALHVPHSETLAQEEVLAVLEWSSKQAHLVEEPSPKSLLLEAKGRLELYQS, from the exons ATGGCGGACATGATGGAGAAGATGCTGGAAAGGCCAATACGATTGGCAGATCAGGTGGCCAAGATTGCTGACGAGGCGCAATCTTCCAAACAAGATTGCTTAGAGATCAAGGCAAAGACAGAGGAGCTTGCAGGCATTTTACGTCATGCATTGAGAGCCGGCAATAAGCTCCATGAGCGTCCAACCCGCCGCATCATTGATGACACAAAACAGGTCCTCGAGAAAGCCCTTGAGCTCGTAAGCAAGTGCAGCGCCAATGGCATCATGAAGCGGATCTTCACCTTTAAATTACCCACCGCAGTGTTCAGGAAAACATCCATGCAACTAGAGAATTCAATCAGTGACGTGTCGTGGCTCCTCCGATTGTCCGCCGATGGGTATCTGGGTATTCCTCCGATCGCAGCCAAAGAGCCACTTCTATGCCGCATATGGGAACAAATTGTGATTCTACACAATAGGTCGTCGTTAAAGGAGCGCTCGCTCGCAGCTGACTCTCTGGTTTCATTGGCTCGGGATAACGATCGAGGTGATAAGCTTATTATTGAGGAAGGTGGGCTATCGGGCCTTCTGAAGTTGGCTAAAGAAGGAAGCATGGAAGCTCAAGCTGCCAGTGCCAGGGCCATTGGCTTACTGGGTCGTGACTCGGAAAACGTTGAACACATTGTGAAAGCTGGTGTTTGCTTTGTGTTTGCGAAAATCCTCAAAGAAGGCCACATGAAGGTTCAGGCTATGGTGGCATGGGCAATCTCGGAGCTAGCCGGGAATCACCCCAAATATTGCCAGTACCATTTTGTGCGGCACAACACAATTCGGTTGCTTGTTAGTCATCTTGCCTTTGAGACCATTCAAGAACAGCAAGTCTCTCTGTCGGGAACTAGCATAAAGAGGAGGGAACTTGAAGAGCCTGCAGCCACTAAGGCCCAAATGAAGGCAATGGCGGCAAAAGCTCTTTGGCAGCTGTCCAAGGGAAATAGCTCTATTTGTCAGTACATCACCGAATCAAGAGGGCAGTTGTGTTTTGCCATTTTGTTAGAAAAAGGAGCTGGTGATGATGTTCAATTCTATTCAGCCATGGCATTGATGGAGATCACAGCTGTGGCCGAGAAACATTCTTTGTTGAGGCGCGCCGCTTTCAAGCCTTCTTCCGATGCTGCCAAAGCGGTAGTTAAACAGTTGCTCAGAATTGTAGAGGCCAACTCTAACTCTAATTCTAACTCCAACCTCCTTGTACCCTGCATCAAATCGCTTGGAAACTTGGCATGCACTTTCCAAGCATCTGAAACAAGAATCATTGAGCCACTGGTGAGGCTACTTGACAAAGGGGTAGCTGTGGTTTCTATAGAGGCTGCCACCATTGCACTTAACAAGTTTGCTTGCACTGACAATTTTCTCCATGATTATCACTGCAAAGCAGTCATAGATGCAGGAGGAGCTAAGCACTTGTTTCACTTGGTTTACTTTGGTAAACAAATGGTCCAACTTCGTGCATTGATTCTTCTATGTTACATTGCTTTACATGTTCCTCACAGCGAGACACTTGCACAAGAAGAGGTGCTTGCTGTGCTTGAATGGTCATCAAAGCAAGCGCATCTGGTTGAAGAACCTTCT cctaaatcACTACTACTGGAAGCCAAAGGAAGGTTGGAGCTCTATCAGTCCTGA